The genomic stretch tattgaATTTGCAATGGTACTTTATGTTACTAGCAATAGAGGTGACCAacactgagtgtgagtgtgtgtgtgtgtgtgtgtgtgcatattcacATAGATATTGTATTTACAATGGTACTATATGTTACTAGCAATAGAGGTgaccaacactgtgtgtgtgtgtgtgtgttgcagactATGGAGATTGAGGTGGATGAGAACGGGACTCTGGACCTGAGTATGAAGAAGCCCATGAAGCGTGAGGGCAGCGTGTCGGGGGCCAGTCCCGGCGTGCGCTCGCCCGAcccctcgtcctcgtcctcgtcctcgctcCACTACGGCCACAGCGGCATGACCTCGCCGCACTCCGTCCACGCCTACAAGCAGGAGGAGTGGGACGGCCCGCTGGACTACACCAAGCCCAACCGCCAGcgcgaggaggagatggaggaggtcaGTGCAGAGGGTGTAGCCCCACCCACACTACTCCCCTcccgcctcctccccctcctcctccccctcctcctcctctacccctcATTAATTCTGTCCTCTCTGTCTTGCCGTCCTCCCGATGAAGGTTATGCAACGCAGGCCCATTGTCCTGCCACAGGACTGGCCCACAGGAGTTTGTTTTTAAACACCTGAGTAGGTTTCTGAGGTGTGCCTTAAAATAGCCGTAGCCAGAAAACACAGTGCTCCCACTGACTCACTGAGGGAAGAGATATTATGCAGTTTCTGGGCGCTGTATGTTGGGCCTCATGCATTTTAATGGGCGAGGTCTAACGTGTCCGGGGTTCTTTTTCCACAGATGGAACACACGGCACAGTCGTTTGCCTCGTCCGACCCAGAGGACTGTGAGATGATGCAGGACTGCTTGGAGGACAGGAAATACCCTGGAGAGGTCACGACCCCCAGCTTCAAGGTGAAGTTCCAGTCACCCAAGGATATCAAGAAGGACCTGCTCTCGTaagtagtattttttttttttttttaatgagaatCATTTTCTAATAATTTATTCAACGGGCCTTTTGTctgcctttttttctgttcgTAGTGTCATCAGATATTCTAAGGTTTTCTTGTAGCCTCAAAGACATTTTGTCAGCGTGTTATCATTCCGATCAAGTGTGCTCTTACTGGTACTTGGAGTGGAACAAGTGACTGATTGAATTGGAAACGAGCTGCTGTCTTATCTGAGGTCTCTGTGGTCGTTCCTTTTGCAGGTGCCCCACCCCGGGATGTGATGGTAGCGGCCACATCACTGGAAACTATGCATCACATCGCAGGTATGGAATCAGAAAAGCCAGGTCATCATAGAGCATTGTGGAGAGAAGACTCATCTTTCCTTAAGCTCCCCGGCTTTGTGCAACATCTACACTTTAGACGGGCAAAATCTGCTGAGGGTGCATTTGGATCCTTCCTGAATAATTCATCTCTCTTGAAGTGTCCGATTACTAAGTGTTGAGCACTCTTGAGAGTTGTCATTAAACGACAGATAAGCGACTTTGCCAACAGCACTTCAAAAGCCAATCAGTTTAAAACACACTCTATTTTTCTGGCTGTCCCTGTTCTCTGGCTGCttgaaattacaaaaaaaaaaaaaaatctgactgGGAAaatcaagattttttttttctctttcgctGCCTCCTTGCTTTCTGTGTGTTCTCTAATTGATGTGCCTTctacatctctctgtctatctctctctctctctctctgtcgttttctccttctgtgtttgtcttcctctttcctcctctttcttccctGTAGCCTGTCTGGGTGTCCTCTTGCTGATAAGAGTCTGCGGTCCCTCATGGCAGCCCACACTCCTGAACTCAAGTatgtctgctctcctctcttctccctctctctctctctttctctctctctcttcttctctttcttccttccccCCTGGGCCGCTACAGCGCCCAAAAGcttcacactgcacactacCGTCTGtttatcaccacacacacacacacactagcgctACTCTGCCCAGTCTCTACCCGCTTCACTGATGAGTCCATGTTCCCTAGACAGTCATTCCTGACAATCACACTATCAGATATGAATGTATTTGAATGTATGTTATAAATGTAACATGGGTtgatatcatatggtgtgatgaGTGATAACATTGACTTTATTGACTTTATTACTTTTGAAATAAAGTATGTAATAATAATGTTTTCAGGTTTTAGTGTAAAGACaatactgtagtgtgtgaaaaaaaaaacatgatatttcagatagtttgacACCATACTCAGAATGTCTGTGCTGACCGGGTTATTTGGTTGCCTCAGGTGCCCCACTCCTGGATGTGATGGTTCTGGTCATATCACTGGTAACTACGCCTCACACAGAAGGTACAACTCTTTGTTTGTCGACTGTAATAGCTCGCTCACacagactgtacacacacgcacactcacagttgcacacacacacacacacgtgttcatgCCATAGCGGACAGAGAAGATTAGTGTTAGACAGTGGTAGCTTTAGATaggccccatacacacactgcctccCACATATGTACTGATGCTATTTGATTGGTTGCtttagtgtttttttattttcttttatttccttTTATCGGTTGACACTTTAGAGTAGGGAACAACCTGAATGGATTAGACCACATCCAGCCCCATGGGTGTGCATGCTTTGATGTCGTAAACCACTCCAGATAGAGTGTTCCCTATTCTGAAGCactggcatttttttttttttttttttttaaacgcgGGCTTCATGATTTCAGGCTTAAAGATAAATTGACTTCTACAAACTcctactatctctctctctctagaattCCATTGCAGTTTTTGTCTCCCGGTTTTATCAGCTTCATACTTTCTATTTTCAGTTTGTCTGGTTGTCCTCGTGCCAAGAAAAGTGGAATAAAAACGACTCCTACCAAGGACGACAAGGAGGACTCCGAGCTCATAAAGTTCGTACCACGTAGAAAACCACGGCATTTTTTCTTTATTGTACCATACGGTAAAGAACATTGCATCGATTTGGTGTTAATGGATTTCAATATTCCTGTTCCTGTCCAAggaagaggatagagagatgcCTTGATTCAACCCCTTCTAGATGATTCCCATACACAGCCTTCCCACATAACAGTCATGTTATGCAGTTCATTTTAGTCTAATGCAGTTTAGAGAATGTCAAAGAGCACAACATTTCAGATGCCATCTGGAATGGATGTTAATTCTGTCTTAAATGTCACTTGGGACACAAACACGTAGCGTAGTATTCTCAAGGGCTTCAGTGAATGTGCATGGacttctgttgtgtgtttgtgttgtgttccttTATTTGATGGAAATGCACTAAACAGAGGTGGATACTCCTGGTCAGATATTACTTTGCTTGTAGGAAGACCATTGAGTTACTGTATGTTTAGCGTCATTTTGTTTTCCGACATGATTGGAATCCAAAAACTGCCTTGGATTTCCAAACTCCCGTAagcatgtggtgtggtgtgtgttttattagcTGAGCACAGTGCAGCAAAAGCATGCTCACAAGGGCAACGTAATACCTCTGACCAGATGCTTGTCTTTTATAGTGCTCCCTGTGAATCCTAACCACTTGCAAATCcgttgctccctccctctctctctctctttccctctctctctctttctctcctccgtctctctttctctctctctccctctctctatcctataCCCTCGCTTCCTGTCCACCCTCAGATGCCCAGTGCCAGGCTGTGACAGTCTGGGCCACATCAGTGGGAAGTACGCCACCCACCGCAGTGCCTACGGCTGCCCACTGGCCGCGCGCCGGCAGAAGGAGGGCCTGCTCAACGGCACCCCCTTCTCCTGGAAGGCCTTCAAGACCGAGGGCCCCACCTGCCCCACGCCAGGCTGTGACGGCTCGGGCCACGCCAACGGCAGCTTCCTCACCCACCGCAGGTAGAAATcctacagacatacagtagagtagcATACAGTCATTGATTTGAAACTTTTAACAACATACAGATACAGAATTACATCGGGTAATATTTCCTGTACGATATAAGAAGTCATCTTGCGGGCGTTGGGAGTGTAAAAGCACTTAAGATACTGCACGGATAGAGAGTGCCCACAGACAACCTATCAAGCAAAGTGTGGTTAGCTCAGAAATTATTGACAATTTAGAAATGCATTCGTCATGAAATATGTATTATACACTCTGGTATGGAGTCTGGGTGTTTGAGGGGAGCGAACCTAGATCCAACCTGGTGCTTTGCCTAATGATACAGAAGCTGTGCAGTCTGCAGGAAATATCAATTGAATTTCTTAGTGTTGGAAGGATTAAAGGACTGTTTGAAGAGCAGAACAGAGAAAAGTGGGTCACAGGGTTGGAACGCTTGGTGCGCTTTACTCTCCTAATATCACcgccttcccctctctctcgctctctcttcccctctctctctctctctctctttctctctctctctgctccctctctcagtctctctggtTGTCCCAGAGCCTCCCTCACCAAGAAGAAGCCCCGCCTGCCTGAGGATGAGTACCTCAGCACCAAGTTCAGGGCTAGCGATGGTGAGAGatcttgttttttgtttttgttttgtttttatcgattgtttgtttcttgtttgtttgtccttcTCTTCGTTCAGGGTCGTGTGCTCATATTGtgatttctttttcttcatcGTCTTTCTGTAGTCCTTGACAACGATGAAGATATCAAACAGCTCAACAAAGAGATCAATGAGCTCAGTGAGTCCAACAatgagatggagacagacatgGTCAACCTCCAAACACAGGTGCgcttacacgtgtgtgtgtgtgtgtgtgtgtgtgtgtgtgtgtgtgtgtgtgtgtgtgtgtgtgtgtgtgtgtgtgtgtgtgtgtgtgtgtgtgtgtgtgtgtgtgtgtgtgtgtgtgtgtgtgtgtgtgaatgatgaaTGTGAAATAGAAGGGGTTTTCTCCCTATCTGCCACGTCTTTTGGACGGAGATTATATTTGTTCTGTGTCGTATGCAGATCTCGTCCATGGAGAAGAACCTGAGGAACATTGAGGAGGAGAACAAGCTGATTGAGGAGCAGAATGAGGCTCTGTTCATGGAGCTGTCCGGCCTTAGCCAGGCCCTCATCCGCAGCCTGGCCCACATACGCTTGCCCCACATGGTGAGATccctcagtccacacacacactcacacaccaaggCCTGatgtagacatacagtactgtctacacacacaaagacataatcCCAAGCATATAGACACATGTCATACCCATATCAATCTTGTGCAGCTATACCTTACATATATCCACTAACACTCaaaacatagacagacacacacacacacacgcacacacacacagttggtcaTTACCATAATCGCATTTATTTATTCTGCACCACAGCGTGAGCCCATCACCGAGCAGAACTTCGACAGCTATGTCAGCACACTGACTGACATGTACACCAACAAGGACTGCTACCAGAACCCAG from Sardina pilchardus chromosome 7, fSarPil1.1, whole genome shotgun sequence encodes the following:
- the LOC134087117 gene encoding myelin transcription factor 1-like, translating into MTARSTPESRSNGHGDLEERENYITHGASPLHVPVLRQAGASPLVIEVRSEGSERDEDGDDEGEDDDSLSHRSPVTDTESDMYDMTRGNLGLLEQAIALKAEQVRGPRGPLGARMPDQQQHHRYFTFDDRPSPKHLDGLRKSYYSKDTPRPEKREIKCPTPGCDGTGHVTGLYPHHRSLSGCPHKDRIPPEILAMHENVLKCPTPGCTGQGHVNSNRNTHRSLSGCPIAAAEKLNKGHDKHLAQPMSDHPKGSPNSDRVLRPMCFVKQLEIPHYGSYKPNVVSTTPRANLARELEKYSKVSFDYASFDAQVFGRRMLAPKMHTSETSPKAFKSKLSFPRAPSPSHGLHGGFVKGVTNAYDYAHDAEAAHMAATAILNLSTRCWERPENLSTKPQDKTMEIEVDENGTLDLSMKKPMKREGSVSGASPGVRSPDPSSSSSSSLHYGHSGMTSPHSVHAYKQEEWDGPLDYTKPNRQREEEMEEMEHTAQSFASSDPEDCEMMQDCLEDRKYPGEVTTPSFKVKFQSPKDIKKDLLSCPTPGCDGSGHITGNYASHRSLSGCPLADKSLRSLMAAHTPELKCPTPGCDGSGHITGNYASHRSLSGCPRAKKSGIKTTPTKDDKEDSELIKCPVPGCDSLGHISGKYATHRSAYGCPLAARRQKEGLLNGTPFSWKAFKTEGPTCPTPGCDGSGHANGSFLTHRSLSGCPRASLTKKKPRLPEDEYLSTKFRASDVLDNDEDIKQLNKEINELSESNNEMETDMVNLQTQISSMEKNLRNIEEENKLIEEQNEALFMELSGLSQALIRSLAHIRLPHMREPITEQNFDSYVSTLTDMYTNKDCYQNPENKALLETINQAVKGIKV